One Bacillota bacterium DNA segment encodes these proteins:
- the hemA gene encoding glutamyl-tRNA reductase: MFSIVIGLNHKTAPVNVRERFAFSESQVREVLEEVRTKPGVSSVVLLSTCNRTEFYIFFTNEIGRTAVIEVLSRRAGVDFSELKRYLYVHTENDCVRHLFKVAAGLDSMVIGETQILGQVKEAYQLAKNCDSSGKYFNALFQQALAVGKKVRNDTGIDQNPVSVSYAAVELARQTLGSLEGRTVLIVGAGKMSDLTAKHLVASGVTGVIVSNRSFERARELAGRFRGQAVRFDELYQWIEKSDIVISCTAAAHYVIHAGEMTRVMEKRKGTKIFLIDIAVPRDIEPAVGDLPGVALSDIDGLQHVVDANLSERREMAVQVERIIEEEVEGFVRRQAAQTVVPTVVALKKLGDDIKQKELRRALNRLGDLSERERKVITSMANSIVNQLLHEPVRGLKDLALSSKGQLYSEAIQDLFGLEVPVEIPAAVVKGKI, encoded by the coding sequence TTGTTCTCGATCGTTATCGGTCTTAACCACAAGACGGCGCCGGTAAACGTCAGGGAGAGGTTCGCGTTTTCTGAAAGCCAGGTGCGGGAGGTTCTGGAGGAAGTCAGGACCAAACCCGGTGTAAGTTCGGTTGTTCTGCTTTCAACATGCAACCGGACCGAGTTTTACATATTCTTTACGAACGAAATAGGGCGAACGGCTGTAATCGAGGTTTTGTCCCGGCGGGCCGGTGTGGATTTCAGCGAGCTGAAGCGCTACCTGTACGTTCACACCGAAAACGACTGCGTACGGCACCTCTTTAAGGTCGCTGCGGGACTTGATTCAATGGTCATCGGTGAAACCCAGATTCTCGGCCAGGTGAAGGAAGCTTACCAACTGGCCAAAAACTGCGATTCATCGGGGAAGTATTTCAACGCGTTGTTTCAGCAGGCGCTGGCGGTTGGAAAGAAAGTCCGCAACGACACCGGAATCGACCAAAACCCGGTGTCTGTGAGTTACGCTGCGGTGGAGCTTGCCAGACAGACACTGGGAAGCCTCGAGGGGCGAACGGTGTTGATAGTCGGCGCCGGTAAGATGAGCGACCTTACCGCAAAGCATCTTGTGGCCAGCGGCGTAACCGGAGTGATTGTTTCCAACCGGTCTTTTGAACGCGCCCGGGAGCTTGCAGGCCGTTTTAGGGGACAGGCCGTGCGTTTTGACGAACTCTACCAGTGGATTGAAAAATCGGATATCGTGATAAGCTGCACGGCGGCGGCTCATTACGTGATCCACGCCGGCGAAATGACCAGGGTTATGGAGAAACGCAAGGGAACAAAGATTTTTCTGATCGATATTGCGGTGCCCAGGGACATCGAGCCTGCGGTGGGCGACTTGCCGGGAGTGGCGCTTTCCGACATCGACGGGCTGCAGCACGTTGTCGACGCGAATCTTTCCGAGAGGCGCGAGATGGCGGTGCAGGTGGAGAGAATAATAGAAGAAGAAGTCGAGGGATTTGTCCGGAGGCAGGCTGCTCAGACTGTGGTTCCCACAGTGGTGGCCCTGAAGAAACTTGGTGACGATATAAAGCAAAAAGAACTCCGCCGGGCCTTGAACCGTCTGGGTGATCTATCCGAGCGCGAGCGGAAGGTGATAACCTCTATGGCCAACAGCATCGTAAACCAGTTGCTGCACGAACCCGTCCGGGGTTTAAAAGACCTTGCCCTTTCTTCGAAGGGACAACTCTATTCGGAAGCTATTCAGGATTTATTCGGGCTGGAAGTCCCGGTGGAGATTCCCGCGGCAGTGGTTAAGGGGAAGATTTAG
- the hemC gene encoding hydroxymethylbilane synthase yields the protein MGRRIVVGTRGSALALEQTEIVADALKRRWPEYRFSIKKIKTVGDKILDVALAKIGDKGLFTKELEVALLNKEIDIAVHSMKDVPTLLPEDLVIGAVLEREYPGDVLVSTSGKVLDGLPQGARVGTSSLRRQAQLKHYRPDLVIVPVRGNVITRLNKLKAGDFDAIVLAWAGLARLGLEGHATQRLPYSVCLPAVAQGAIGIEIRANDPEITRLTEVLDDADTRAQVLAERALMRRLEGGCQVPIGAIASTMNEELTIEGVVADLGGRRLVRAQDSGPVFQAEEVGMRLAEKLLGIGGDKILESIRGEKER from the coding sequence GTGGGACGCCGGATTGTTGTCGGGACACGGGGGAGTGCGCTGGCTCTTGAACAAACCGAGATTGTGGCGGATGCGCTGAAGCGCAGGTGGCCGGAATACCGGTTCAGCATAAAGAAAATTAAGACCGTCGGGGACAAGATTCTCGATGTCGCCCTGGCGAAAATTGGGGATAAGGGGCTTTTTACAAAGGAATTAGAGGTTGCTCTTCTAAATAAAGAGATCGACATCGCGGTCCACAGCATGAAGGATGTTCCCACGCTTTTACCGGAGGACCTGGTTATCGGCGCAGTGTTAGAGCGGGAGTATCCGGGTGATGTATTGGTTTCCACCTCGGGGAAGGTGCTTGACGGCCTCCCGCAGGGAGCGCGGGTGGGCACTTCGAGCCTGCGGCGGCAGGCGCAGTTGAAACACTACCGCCCGGACCTTGTGATTGTTCCCGTCCGCGGCAACGTTATTACCCGCCTGAACAAGTTGAAAGCCGGTGATTTCGACGCCATTGTGCTGGCATGGGCCGGTTTGGCCCGTTTGGGGCTGGAAGGTCACGCAACCCAGCGCCTCCCGTATAGTGTTTGTCTGCCCGCAGTGGCCCAGGGAGCGATAGGGATAGAAATCCGCGCCAACGATCCGGAAATTACCCGGCTCACCGAGGTTTTGGACGACGCGGATACCAGGGCGCAGGTTCTTGCCGAGCGGGCCTTGATGCGCCGTCTTGAGGGAGGCTGCCAGGTTCCGATCGGCGCAATCGCTTCCACCATGAACGAGGAACTCACCATTGAGGGAGTAGTGGCGGACCTTGGCGGCCGGCGGCTTGTCCGGGCGCAGGATAGCGGCCCGGTCTTTCAGGCCGAAGAGGTAGGGATGCGGCTGGCGGAGAAGTTATTGGGCATTGGTGGGGATAAAATTTTAGAATCGATCCGCGGGGAGAAAGAACGATAA
- the cobA gene encoding uroporphyrinogen-III C-methyltransferase: MAGKVYLVGAGPGDPGLITQKGLRYLSSADVVVYDRLVNPRLLGYARADAEIIYAGKSPERHALKQDEINALLVEKAREGRVVARLKGGDPFVFGRGGEEAEALRRAGFAFEVVPGVTAAVAAPAYAGIPVTHRDFTSSFAVITGNEDPNKNDSAIDWNKIAGSGTLIFLMGMAHLPDIMKRLKEAGLPGGMTVAVIQWGTTAKQRTVTGTLDDITAGVKAAGLTNPAVVVVGKVVSLREELAWFEQGPLFGRRIVVTRSREQASVLSEAISALGGEAFEFPTIRIEPPESWEGLDTAIRKAGTYDWVIFTSVNGVSMFYRRLRELGCDIRAFNRAHIASIGPGTRAALEERGLVVEYTPQEFKAEAVAEGLKTLMPAGARVLLPRADIAPDSLPRALAEAGYLADNIAAYRTAPERRSAGLLREMLASGAVDAVTFTSSSTVTNFVAALGPDTPGLLEKTAVASIGPVTSDTARKACLTVDVQADRYTIPGLVEALVEFFTRMKNEG; encoded by the coding sequence ATGGCCGGAAAAGTTTATTTGGTGGGTGCGGGACCAGGCGATCCCGGCCTGATCACGCAAAAGGGATTGCGGTATCTTTCATCGGCTGACGTGGTGGTCTACGACCGACTGGTCAACCCGCGTTTGCTCGGGTACGCCCGGGCGGACGCGGAAATCATCTATGCGGGTAAGTCTCCCGAGCGCCACGCTTTGAAGCAGGACGAAATAAACGCGCTTCTGGTAGAGAAGGCCCGGGAGGGAAGGGTGGTCGCAAGGCTTAAAGGCGGCGACCCCTTTGTTTTCGGCCGGGGCGGCGAAGAAGCTGAAGCCTTGAGGCGCGCCGGGTTTGCGTTTGAAGTGGTCCCGGGAGTCACCGCGGCGGTGGCGGCGCCGGCATACGCAGGCATCCCGGTTACCCACAGGGATTTTACCTCAAGTTTTGCGGTGATAACGGGCAATGAAGATCCGAATAAAAACGATTCAGCTATTGATTGGAATAAGATCGCCGGCAGCGGGACCCTGATTTTTTTAATGGGTATGGCGCATCTTCCGGACATCATGAAGCGCTTGAAAGAAGCGGGGCTTCCCGGTGGGATGACGGTGGCGGTCATCCAGTGGGGAACGACGGCGAAACAGCGTACGGTAACGGGCACCCTGGACGATATTACCGCCGGGGTTAAGGCCGCGGGTCTTACCAATCCGGCGGTGGTGGTGGTCGGAAAGGTTGTTTCCCTCCGGGAGGAATTGGCCTGGTTCGAACAGGGGCCGCTTTTCGGACGGCGCATCGTGGTCACCAGGTCGCGGGAGCAGGCCAGCGTGTTGTCCGAAGCGATTTCGGCCCTCGGCGGCGAAGCCTTCGAGTTTCCGACGATCAGGATTGAGCCGCCCGAAAGTTGGGAAGGGCTTGACACCGCCATCCGGAAGGCTGGAACGTACGACTGGGTGATCTTCACCTCGGTGAACGGGGTTAGCATGTTTTACCGGCGCCTTCGGGAACTGGGCTGCGACATCCGCGCTTTCAACCGGGCGCATATTGCATCTATCGGACCCGGAACGCGGGCGGCGCTCGAAGAGCGGGGCCTGGTGGTCGAGTACACGCCCCAGGAGTTCAAGGCGGAGGCCGTGGCCGAAGGCCTTAAGACACTGATGCCGGCCGGGGCGCGGGTGCTTCTGCCGCGGGCGGACATCGCGCCGGATTCCCTGCCGCGGGCGCTGGCGGAGGCGGGATATCTCGCCGACAACATCGCAGCCTACCGGACTGCGCCGGAACGCCGCAGCGCGGGTTTGCTGCGCGAGATGCTGGCAAGCGGCGCTGTGGATGCTGTTACCTTCACGAGTTCTTCGACCGTAACGAACTTCGTTGCCGCGCTGGGTCCCGACACGCCGGGACTTCTGGAAAAAACGGCGGTAGCCTCCATCGGCCCGGTAACCAGTGATACCGCCCGTAAGGCGTGCCTTACAGTGGACGTTCAGGCGGACCGCTACACCATTCCCGGGCTGGTTGAGGCGCTTGTAGAATTCTTTACAAGGATGAAGAATGAAGGATGA